Proteins from a genomic interval of Irregularibacter muris:
- a CDS encoding PTS fructose transporter subunit IIB has translation MNIVGIAACTAGIAHTYIAKEKLVTAAKKAGHKIHMETQGTIGVQDPIPQELLEQADVVIIAADVKVSGKERFKDIKTIEIPTEVVIKSPNKFIKKVEEIVGKE, from the coding sequence ATGAATATAGTTGGAATTGCCGCTTGTACAGCAGGAATTGCACACACTTATATTGCTAAAGAAAAATTAGTAACGGCTGCAAAAAAAGCAGGTCATAAGATTCATATGGAGACCCAAGGAACCATTGGAGTGCAAGATCCTATTCCTCAGGAATTGCTTGAACAGGCAGATGTTGTCATTATTGCTGCGGATGTAAAAGTGAGTGGGAAAGAACGCTTTAAAGACATCAAAACCATTGAGATTCCTACTGAAGTGGTTATTAAATCTCCAAATAAATTTATTAAAAAAGTAGAAGAAATTGTGGGAAAGGAGTAA
- a CDS encoding PTS fructose transporter subunit IIC, with product MSKQSSGKVFNNLKQHALTAISYLIPIVVSGGFLLAIGSLFGGVTIENINDPFSFFDAMYTMGGLVLGMLPVVIATGIAFSIADKPGIAPGFLVGLIAINMNSGFIGGFIGGYIAGYIAKFLVDKMKVPQWAEGLKPMLLIPFVASLAVGIIMYYVLGTPVSALTNALNEYLRGLDTNQKLLFGVIIGILSSIDYGGPINKVVFAFLLSLQSEGINEPMAVLMLASMVTPFGMTMAYFLQKVFRKNIYVRMEVETLKTAFPMGVCMITEGCYPIIFNDLWRCILATGIGGAIGGAMSMVMGAGSPVPHGGLFAMVTMTNPFAWLISLLVGSLATAIVLLILKKSVALDDVRELTEDDEKDIDFAELKIR from the coding sequence ATGAGCAAACAATCATCTGGAAAGGTTTTCAATAATTTAAAGCAACATGCCTTAACAGCGATTTCTTATTTAATCCCAATCGTGGTAAGTGGTGGGTTTCTGTTAGCAATAGGTAGTCTTTTTGGTGGGGTAACCATTGAAAATATTAATGATCCCTTTAGCTTTTTTGATGCAATGTACACCATGGGTGGATTAGTTTTGGGGATGCTCCCTGTAGTTATCGCTACAGGTATCGCATTTTCTATTGCTGATAAACCAGGGATTGCCCCAGGTTTTTTAGTAGGTTTGATTGCAATTAATATGAATTCTGGATTTATCGGTGGTTTTATTGGCGGCTATATTGCTGGTTATATTGCAAAATTCTTAGTGGATAAGATGAAAGTTCCTCAATGGGCAGAAGGACTTAAACCCATGTTATTAATCCCATTTGTTGCTTCGTTAGCAGTGGGTATTATCATGTACTATGTCTTGGGAACACCTGTTTCAGCCCTTACGAATGCACTAAATGAGTATTTACGAGGTTTGGATACCAATCAGAAGCTATTATTTGGTGTAATTATTGGTATTCTTTCCAGTATTGACTATGGCGGTCCTATTAATAAAGTGGTATTTGCATTCTTATTATCCCTTCAGTCAGAGGGAATCAATGAACCTATGGCTGTATTAATGCTTGCTTCCATGGTAACGCCCTTTGGTATGACCATGGCATATTTCCTACAAAAAGTATTTCGTAAAAATATCTATGTGAGAATGGAAGTAGAAACCTTGAAAACGGCTTTTCCAATGGGTGTTTGTATGATTACAGAGGGTTGTTATCCTATTATTTTTAATGATTTATGGCGTTGTATTTTGGCAACAGGTATAGGTGGTGCTATTGGTGGAGCTATGAGCATGGTCATGGGTGCAGGTTCACCCGTTCCCCATGGTGGATTATTCGCCATGGTAACAATGACTAATCCCTTTGCTTGGCTAATCTCTTTATTAGTAGGATCCCTGGCAACAGCCATTGTGTTGCTCATATTGAAAAAGTCCGTAGCTTTAGATGATGTAAGGGAACTTACAGAAGACGATGAAAAAGATATTGATTTCGCAGAATTAAAAATTAGATAA
- a CDS encoding ketose-bisphosphate aldolase: MLISGKEMLDVAKKSHFAVPAFNAGSGQLLTAVIEACEEEKSPFMMAIHPDELAFLRDSFISQVLYECQHTKVPVAIHLDHGATLEQVIHAIQLGFTSVMIDSSHLPFEENVAITKKVVEIAHAVGVSVEAELGTIGDAGNTVEGGSNEIIYTDPEKAKEFVKRTNIDSLAIAIGTAHGLYPKDMTPELRLDILEEITKVVDIPLVLHGGSNNPDEEIAKSVELGISKINISSDIKISFTNKLREILDNGNLEIREPNVIFPDCIKEAKKTSLEKIKLFKSDNKMDLYY; encoded by the coding sequence ATGTTAATTTCAGGGAAAGAGATGTTAGATGTTGCAAAAAAAAGTCATTTCGCTGTACCTGCATTTAATGCTGGTAGTGGGCAACTATTAACAGCAGTAATAGAAGCATGTGAAGAGGAAAAATCTCCTTTTATGATGGCTATTCATCCAGACGAGCTTGCATTTTTAAGGGATAGTTTTATTAGTCAAGTTTTATACGAATGTCAACATACAAAAGTGCCTGTTGCCATCCATTTAGATCATGGAGCAACTTTAGAGCAAGTCATTCATGCTATTCAATTAGGATTTACATCTGTAATGATAGATAGCTCCCATTTACCCTTTGAAGAAAATGTTGCTATAACAAAAAAAGTGGTAGAGATTGCTCACGCAGTTGGAGTTTCTGTTGAGGCTGAGTTAGGGACAATTGGTGATGCGGGAAATACAGTGGAAGGTGGTTCAAACGAAATTATCTATACTGATCCAGAAAAAGCCAAAGAATTTGTTAAAAGAACAAATATTGATTCTTTAGCTATTGCTATTGGCACAGCCCATGGACTCTATCCTAAGGATATGACCCCTGAATTACGTTTAGATATTTTAGAGGAGATTACTAAGGTAGTTGATATTCCCCTTGTACTGCATGGAGGTTCAAACAATCCTGATGAAGAAATTGCAAAATCAGTTGAATTAGGAATTTCTAAAATCAATATTTCTTCTGATATTAAAATATCTTTTACCAATAAATTAAGGGAAATTTTGGACAATGGGAATTTAGAAATAAGAGAACCTAATGTTATTTTCCCTGATTGTATCAAAGAGGCAAAGAAGACATCCTTAGAAAAAATAAAATTATTTAAGTCTGACAATAAGATGGACTTATATTATTAA
- a CDS encoding D-lyxose/D-mannose family sugar isomerase, translating into MSNISSDYKERVKEIFRKSKIVLTQNEIDSIDYAEFGLDNIEEEGLNLILYVNNDRYCAKEMALLPNQTCPEHMHPDLEDREGKQETFRCRWGEVYLYEEADETLDLEKISVSLPQKNKEYYTASKEIHLKAGEQYTLAPNTKHWFKAGKDGAVVSEFSSPSFDAFDVFTNPNVKRDVRDR; encoded by the coding sequence ATGTCAAATATTTCATCAGATTATAAAGAACGCGTGAAAGAAATATTTCGCAAATCCAAAATTGTCTTAACTCAAAATGAGATAGACAGTATAGATTATGCTGAATTTGGTTTAGACAATATTGAAGAAGAAGGATTAAACTTAATACTATATGTGAACAACGACCGATATTGTGCAAAAGAGATGGCTCTTTTACCAAACCAGACTTGCCCAGAGCATATGCATCCTGATTTAGAAGATAGAGAAGGAAAGCAAGAAACCTTTAGATGTCGTTGGGGAGAGGTATATTTGTATGAAGAAGCAGATGAGACCCTTGACCTCGAAAAAATAAGTGTTTCTTTACCTCAAAAAAACAAAGAATACTATACAGCAAGTAAAGAAATACACTTAAAAGCTGGAGAGCAATATACATTGGCACCAAATACAAAACATTGGTTTAAAGCAGGAAAAGATGGTGCCGTAGTTAGTGAGTTTTCTTCCCCGAGTTTTGATGCCTTTGACGTATTTACTAATCCCAATGTAAAACGAGATGTGAGAGATAGATAG
- a CDS encoding GntP family permease, giving the protein MFGIILGLALLMILAFRGWSIIWIAPICALVVALTGGLELLPAYTETYMAGFVGFTQSWFPAFMLGAIFGKLMDLTGAAQSVAQFLVKTIGAKRAILAVVIGCAVLTYGGISLFVVVFAMYPIALALFREANITRKLIPGSIALGAFTFTMTAIPGTPQIQNLIPMDYFGTTPMAAPIMGIAGTLVMLGGGYAWLAWRHRKFEAKGEFFEEPKNKEEIEAVAEHLPNPLISFLPLLSVILTLNLLEWNIVPALLSGIILSMILNINVHKKFTEAINSGASGSVLAIINTSAAVGFGSVVKAVPGFQTLTNLMLGIKGNPLISEAVSVNVLAGATGSASGGMGIALEALGTKYSEIAAATGMNLEAFHRIASLSSGGLDTLPHNGAVLTLLAVTGLTHKDSYIDIFMTCTAIPVLSVVVAIILASMGLV; this is encoded by the coding sequence ATGTTTGGTATTATCTTAGGTTTAGCATTGTTAATGATTTTAGCCTTTCGAGGTTGGTCCATTATTTGGATTGCACCTATTTGTGCATTAGTTGTGGCATTGACAGGGGGGCTAGAATTACTACCCGCTTATACTGAAACCTATATGGCAGGTTTTGTAGGATTTACTCAGTCCTGGTTTCCAGCCTTTATGTTGGGGGCTATCTTTGGGAAACTGATGGATTTAACAGGAGCGGCTCAATCTGTGGCCCAATTTTTGGTAAAAACCATTGGGGCAAAAAGGGCTATCTTAGCCGTGGTTATCGGTTGTGCGGTACTTACCTATGGTGGAATCAGCTTATTTGTTGTGGTGTTTGCCATGTACCCCATTGCCCTTGCCTTATTTAGGGAGGCCAATATCACAAGAAAATTAATTCCGGGATCTATTGCCCTAGGAGCCTTTACCTTTACCATGACAGCTATACCAGGGACACCACAGATACAAAACTTAATTCCTATGGATTATTTTGGTACCACACCTATGGCAGCTCCGATTATGGGTATTGCTGGTACTTTGGTGATGTTAGGAGGAGGATATGCATGGCTAGCATGGAGACATAGAAAGTTTGAGGCTAAGGGGGAGTTCTTTGAAGAACCTAAGAACAAGGAAGAAATAGAAGCTGTTGCTGAACATTTACCTAATCCATTGATCTCTTTCTTACCATTGCTTTCCGTCATTCTAACTTTAAACTTACTTGAGTGGAATATTGTACCTGCTTTATTGTCAGGGATCATCCTCAGTATGATTTTAAATATCAATGTTCATAAAAAGTTTACCGAAGCCATTAACAGCGGGGCCAGTGGATCTGTACTTGCCATTATCAATACCAGTGCAGCTGTGGGATTTGGATCGGTAGTTAAGGCCGTACCAGGGTTTCAAACTCTAACAAATTTAATGTTAGGAATTAAGGGAAATCCCTTGATTTCTGAAGCAGTATCTGTAAACGTTCTAGCGGGAGCTACTGGATCTGCTTCAGGAGGTATGGGTATTGCCTTAGAGGCCTTGGGGACGAAATATTCTGAGATAGCAGCTGCAACAGGAATGAATCTTGAAGCCTTCCATAGAATTGCTTCTTTATCCTCAGGAGGACTAGATACTTTACCCCACAACGGTGCAGTGCTCACTTTGTTAGCAGTTACTGGCTTAACCCATAAGGATTCTTATATTGATATCTTTATGACTTGTACGGCTATACCAGTTTTATCTGTAGTGGTAGCGATTATCTTAGCAAGTATGGGTTTAGTGTAA
- a CDS encoding PTS sugar transporter subunit IIA: MDILNEEIMAVNLPGRTKEEAIDTLANLLKEKSYIKDVELFKKDIYHRESLGQTGIGNYIAIPHGQSESVLKNGIAIGKFNNEIPWETLDDKGVKIVCLFCVQAGNGEGNEHLKMLAALAGKLGNEEVVNNILKSRTTEELIQAFS, encoded by the coding sequence ATGGATATTTTAAATGAAGAAATTATGGCAGTAAATCTTCCAGGAAGGACCAAAGAGGAAGCCATTGATACATTAGCTAATTTACTAAAAGAAAAAAGTTATATCAAAGATGTAGAATTATTCAAAAAAGATATCTATCATCGCGAATCCCTTGGTCAAACGGGAATAGGTAATTATATTGCCATTCCCCATGGCCAAAGTGAAAGCGTTTTAAAGAATGGAATTGCCATTGGAAAATTTAACAATGAAATTCCTTGGGAGACATTAGATGATAAGGGAGTAAAAATAGTCTGCCTATTTTGTGTCCAGGCAGGCAATGGTGAGGGTAACGAGCATTTAAAAATGTTGGCTGCCTTAGCTGGAAAACTAGGTAATGAAGAGGTAGTGAATAATATTTTAAAGTCCCGAACAACAGAAGAATTAATACAAGCTTTTTCATAA
- the fabG gene encoding 3-oxoacyl-ACP reductase FabG — MRLKKKVAIITGGGRGIGEATAKKFAEEGAKVVIADMNQEDIDRVMEEIKQSGGEALGLSVNVVDIAQVEEMISRTVEHYGKVDIIVNNAGITADARLVKMQEDQFDKVIAVNLKGVYNCGQAAAKVMVEQGSGVILSASSVVGIYGNFGQTNYAATKWGVIGMTKTWAKELGRKGVRANAVAPGFIATPMVEKMPEKVLDSMKAKAPLQRLGTPEDVANLYAFLASDEASFITGTVVSVDGGVVL, encoded by the coding sequence ATGAGATTAAAGAAAAAAGTAGCCATTATCACTGGAGGAGGTAGAGGAATAGGGGAAGCTACCGCAAAAAAATTTGCTGAGGAAGGTGCAAAGGTTGTTATCGCGGATATGAATCAAGAAGATATTGATAGAGTCATGGAAGAAATAAAACAATCAGGGGGAGAGGCTTTAGGGTTAAGTGTAAATGTAGTGGATATAGCCCAAGTAGAGGAAATGATCTCTCGTACAGTGGAGCATTATGGAAAAGTAGATATTATAGTGAATAATGCAGGAATTACAGCAGATGCTCGATTGGTAAAAATGCAAGAGGATCAATTTGACAAAGTGATTGCAGTGAATTTAAAAGGTGTATATAATTGCGGGCAAGCTGCTGCGAAAGTTATGGTAGAACAGGGGAGTGGAGTTATTTTAAGTGCCTCCTCGGTAGTAGGAATCTATGGGAACTTTGGTCAAACAAATTATGCTGCCACTAAATGGGGTGTCATAGGGATGACCAAGACCTGGGCCAAAGAGTTAGGGAGAAAAGGTGTGAGGGCCAATGCCGTTGCACCAGGATTTATTGCTACTCCTATGGTAGAGAAAATGCCTGAAAAGGTATTAGATTCAATGAAGGCGAAAGCTCCCCTTCAAAGATTGGGGACACCTGAGGATGTAGCCAATTTATATGCTTTCTTGGCCTCAGACGAAGCTAGTTTTATCACGGGCACAGTGGTTAGTGTAGATGGGGGAGTCGTACTTTAG
- a CDS encoding DeoR/GlpR family DNA-binding transcription regulator → MFAEERKELIRKKIYSEGTVYVKELAKEFKVSSPTIRSDLDKIVETYKDLERTHGGAIYKKKKKETKEKFIVYNERATLNKNLKKEIAYKAISLIGEKDTLLLDSSSTTFELATFLANSALKNTVLTNGLTTAMVLKQNPNLTVIVIRGIVKADSNTIHDEFQDPILDQFNIDKYFFSASGLSMESGFSEFNIQEVKSKKENIQRVKTKIALMDNSKFDKDSSSTFCSLEDVDLIISDSSLNKEVLERYRIKVPIVIS, encoded by the coding sequence ATGTTTGCTGAAGAAAGAAAAGAATTGATTAGAAAAAAAATATACAGTGAAGGAACTGTTTACGTTAAAGAATTAGCAAAAGAATTTAAGGTTTCTAGTCCTACCATTCGAAGTGACTTAGATAAAATTGTTGAAACCTATAAGGATTTAGAACGCACCCATGGCGGAGCTATTTACAAAAAGAAAAAAAAAGAAACTAAAGAAAAATTTATTGTCTATAATGAAAGAGCCACTCTTAATAAAAACTTAAAGAAAGAAATTGCCTATAAGGCCATATCCTTAATTGGGGAAAAAGATACTCTATTATTGGATTCAAGCTCTACTACTTTTGAATTAGCAACATTTTTAGCTAATTCTGCATTAAAAAACACTGTCCTTACCAATGGTTTAACTACGGCAATGGTTTTAAAACAAAATCCAAATTTAACAGTTATTGTGATAAGGGGAATAGTTAAAGCTGATTCAAATACTATCCACGACGAATTTCAGGATCCTATTTTAGATCAATTTAATATTGATAAATATTTCTTTTCAGCTTCTGGACTTTCTATGGAAAGCGGTTTTTCTGAATTTAATATCCAGGAAGTTAAGAGCAAAAAAGAAAATATCCAACGGGTCAAAACAAAAATTGCCTTAATGGATAATAGTAAATTTGATAAAGATTCAAGTTCGACTTTTTGTTCTTTAGAAGATGTTGACCTGATTATATCTGACTCATCTTTAAATAAAGAAGTTTTAGAGAGATATCGTATAAAGGTTCCTATAGTTATTTCATAA
- a CDS encoding acyl CoA:acetate/3-ketoacid CoA transferase, which yields MTSKVLPVEKAISMIREGATVAIGGFVGNAHPEELTSGLKRRFLEKHSPQNLTLVYAAGQGDGKEKGLNNLGYEGLVKKVIGGHWNLAPKLQKLAMENKIEAYNLPQGVIAHMFRDIAAGKPGTITHVGLKTFVDPRVEGGKLNEMTKEDIVEVINIHDKEYLLYKPFPIDVAFIRATYADPMGNATMEKEAVILEGLAIAQAVKNSGGIVILQVEKVVSKGSLDPRLVKIPGILVDAIVEAKPENHMQTFSEGYNPSYSGEIKVPVESIKKLPLDERKVIARRCAMELIPNAITNLGIGMPEGISMVANEEGIGNEMLLTIEAGPIGGVPAGGLSFGAAINPDAIVDQPAQFDFYGGGGLDIAFLGLAQADQVGNVNVSKFGPKIAGSGGFIDITQNAKKVVYCGTFTAGGLKVKIENGKLRINQEGKIKKLINQVEQITFSGEYAVEVEQPVLYVTERAVFELSKEGIVLKEIAPGIDVQEDIVNQMGFQPIIPKDLKEMDSRIFREEPMGLHCEQLSK from the coding sequence ATGACTTCAAAAGTATTACCCGTTGAAAAGGCAATAAGTATGATTCGAGAAGGTGCAACAGTAGCCATAGGAGGGTTTGTAGGCAATGCTCATCCAGAAGAATTGACATCTGGATTAAAAAGACGCTTTTTAGAAAAGCATTCTCCTCAAAATCTTACATTGGTATATGCAGCTGGGCAAGGAGATGGAAAGGAAAAGGGGCTTAATAATTTAGGTTATGAAGGGTTGGTCAAAAAGGTGATAGGGGGTCACTGGAATCTAGCTCCTAAACTGCAAAAATTGGCCATGGAGAATAAAATAGAAGCCTATAACTTACCCCAAGGAGTCATTGCCCACATGTTTAGAGATATTGCAGCGGGTAAACCAGGGACGATTACCCATGTGGGATTAAAAACTTTTGTTGACCCAAGAGTGGAGGGTGGAAAGCTAAATGAAATGACCAAGGAGGATATTGTGGAAGTGATCAATATCCATGATAAGGAATATCTCCTTTATAAACCTTTTCCCATTGATGTGGCTTTCATTAGAGCAACCTATGCAGATCCTATGGGAAATGCCACCATGGAAAAAGAGGCTGTTATCTTAGAGGGTTTAGCTATTGCCCAAGCTGTGAAAAACTCTGGAGGAATTGTTATTCTTCAAGTAGAAAAGGTCGTATCCAAAGGTAGTTTAGATCCTAGATTAGTAAAGATACCTGGCATTTTAGTAGATGCCATTGTCGAGGCAAAGCCAGAAAATCATATGCAGACCTTTTCAGAAGGATATAATCCTTCCTATTCAGGAGAAATAAAAGTACCTGTAGAATCTATCAAAAAACTCCCTTTAGATGAAAGAAAGGTTATTGCCAGAAGATGTGCCATGGAACTTATCCCCAATGCGATTACTAATTTGGGAATTGGTATGCCAGAGGGAATATCCATGGTAGCCAATGAAGAGGGCATAGGGAATGAAATGCTCCTTACCATAGAAGCAGGTCCCATTGGAGGGGTACCAGCGGGAGGGCTAAGTTTTGGTGCGGCTATAAATCCTGATGCTATAGTGGATCAGCCAGCCCAATTTGATTTCTATGGTGGAGGTGGTTTAGACATAGCATTCCTAGGACTCGCCCAAGCAGATCAAGTAGGAAATGTGAACGTAAGTAAATTTGGTCCTAAAATAGCTGGTTCAGGTGGATTTATTGATATCACCCAAAATGCTAAGAAAGTAGTTTATTGTGGAACATTTACAGCAGGAGGATTGAAGGTAAAAATAGAAAATGGAAAGCTTAGGATTAACCAAGAGGGAAAAATTAAAAAACTCATTAACCAAGTAGAACAAATTACCTTCAGTGGGGAATATGCAGTTGAAGTAGAGCAACCAGTTCTTTATGTTACCGAAAGAGCTGTCTTTGAATTGAGTAAAGAGGGGATAGTCCTTAAGGAAATTGCCCCAGGTATTGATGTACAAGAAGATATTGTCAACCAAATGGGATTTCAGCCTATAATCCCAAAAGATCTCAAGGAAATGGACAGTAGAATATTTAGGGAAGAACCCATGGGACTTCATTGTGAGCAACTGAGTAAGTAA
- a CDS encoding sugar phosphate isomerase/epimerase family protein, producing the protein MNMRFGVDTFIWTEVFTIKDLWIIHKAKELGFEAIDFAIAYPENFPLQEVKKELEGTGLEVITSITLDEKTNLLSDNPEIRAKGIKRLKKLVDINLELGSNILGGVNYAGWGCLSGKPPTQKEWDNSVSAMKEVATYALEKHPKLKICVEPVNRFETHFINTAETGVEYCKAVGTGNMAVHLDCFHMIREETSFKEAIYTCGKEYLGYIHVCESNRGIPGTGLVPWTELFRAVEMVGYDGPLVIESFDPSFEELNANCAIWRKFAETGEELAVRGLANLKRISESALL; encoded by the coding sequence ATGAATATGAGGTTTGGCGTAGATACTTTTATTTGGACAGAGGTATTTACCATTAAAGATTTATGGATAATTCATAAGGCAAAGGAACTAGGGTTTGAAGCCATTGACTTTGCCATTGCTTATCCAGAAAACTTTCCACTGCAGGAAGTAAAGAAAGAACTAGAAGGAACGGGTTTAGAGGTGATAACTTCCATAACCCTAGATGAAAAAACTAATTTATTAAGCGACAATCCTGAAATTCGTGCCAAAGGGATAAAAAGATTAAAAAAATTAGTAGATATTAACTTAGAATTGGGCTCCAATATACTTGGTGGCGTAAATTATGCTGGATGGGGCTGCCTAAGTGGTAAACCCCCTACACAAAAAGAATGGGATAATTCTGTATCTGCGATGAAAGAGGTAGCAACCTATGCCCTCGAGAAACATCCAAAGTTAAAAATTTGTGTAGAGCCTGTCAACCGTTTTGAAACCCACTTTATCAATACCGCTGAAACCGGCGTAGAGTATTGTAAGGCTGTGGGCACAGGGAATATGGCAGTTCATCTAGATTGCTTCCATATGATACGAGAAGAAACCTCCTTTAAAGAGGCTATATATACTTGTGGCAAAGAATACTTAGGTTATATTCATGTATGCGAAAGTAATCGTGGCATACCTGGTACTGGATTGGTACCTTGGACTGAGCTATTTCGAGCAGTAGAGATGGTAGGATATGATGGACCCCTTGTTATTGAATCTTTTGACCCAAGTTTTGAGGAGTTAAATGCAAATTGTGCAATATGGAGAAAGTTTGCAGAAACTGGGGAGGAATTAGCAGTAAGAGGTCTAGCTAATTTAAAAAGAATTTCTGAATCTGCCTTATTATAG
- the xylB gene encoding xylulokinase has product MEYLMGIDIGTSGVKAIIIDNAGRVILSKIESYDINIVKKGWMEQDPEQWWHGTTKVVREIVRESGINKDEIKAIGFSGQMHSSVFLDENNKVLRPAILWNDTRTFTQCKEIYTRVGGLEQLLNYVSNPALEGFTAPKILWLKENEKVNYENLQYILLPKDYIRYKFTGDISMEMSDAAGTLLYDVKNKRWNKELIHKLDLKENIFPKVVKSTDIVGSIKKEIARELGLSEKTLIIAGGADNACAAIGSGIVENSKAALSIGTSGTIIAYTDKNNVETKGNLHFFNHACDNSWYLMTVMLSAGMCLKWFRNNILKTDKTYEELTNMASKVLPGSNGVIFLPYLFGERSPHPDPNAKSMFYGLSSNTTPEDLIRSVLEGVALGFKDCLASIEKSIDIKEIRLTGGGANSQLWTSIIADVLDREISLINVEEGPAFGAAIIAGVGSGVFEDFKPILDKAVKVKKIVKPNKENVKLYQKYYKIYTLLYDNLKECNRLLS; this is encoded by the coding sequence ATGGAATATCTTATGGGAATAGATATAGGCACCAGTGGTGTAAAAGCAATAATTATTGATAATGCAGGTAGGGTAATCCTTTCAAAAATAGAATCCTATGATATCAATATTGTAAAAAAAGGTTGGATGGAGCAAGATCCAGAACAATGGTGGCATGGAACCACAAAGGTAGTACGAGAAATTGTAAGGGAAAGTGGAATTAATAAGGATGAAATTAAGGCCATCGGCTTTTCAGGACAAATGCATAGCTCGGTTTTTTTAGATGAAAACAATAAAGTATTGAGGCCTGCTATCCTATGGAATGATACCAGAACCTTTACACAATGTAAGGAAATATATACGAGAGTAGGAGGACTAGAACAATTATTAAATTATGTTTCTAATCCAGCTTTGGAAGGCTTTACTGCGCCAAAGATACTTTGGCTAAAAGAAAATGAGAAAGTAAACTATGAAAATCTTCAGTATATACTATTACCTAAAGATTATATTCGATATAAGTTTACTGGGGATATCAGCATGGAAATGTCCGATGCGGCAGGGACGTTGTTATATGATGTGAAAAATAAAAGGTGGAACAAAGAGCTAATTCATAAGCTAGATCTAAAGGAAAATATTTTTCCTAAAGTAGTGAAATCTACAGATATTGTGGGTAGCATAAAAAAAGAGATTGCCAGGGAACTAGGATTAAGTGAAAAAACCTTGATTATAGCAGGGGGTGCAGATAATGCATGTGCAGCCATAGGTAGTGGAATAGTAGAGAATTCTAAAGCTGCACTCAGTATAGGAACATCGGGCACAATAATCGCCTATACAGATAAGAATAATGTAGAGACGAAAGGTAATTTGCATTTTTTCAATCATGCCTGCGATAATTCCTGGTATTTAATGACGGTTATGTTATCTGCTGGAATGTGTCTAAAGTGGTTTAGAAATAATATATTGAAAACAGATAAAACCTATGAAGAGTTGACTAATATGGCATCAAAAGTATTGCCAGGTAGTAATGGGGTTATCTTTCTTCCTTATCTTTTTGGAGAGAGAAGTCCTCACCCGGATCCAAATGCTAAATCAATGTTTTATGGGCTTTCATCAAATACAACCCCAGAAGATTTAATAAGAAGTGTGCTAGAAGGTGTAGCTTTAGGATTTAAAGATTGTCTTGCTAGCATAGAGAAGAGTATTGATATAAAAGAAATTAGATTAACTGGTGGGGGAGCCAATAGTCAATTGTGGACAAGTATAATAGCTGATGTATTAGATAGGGAAATAAGTTTGATTAATGTAGAGGAAGGACCTGCTTTTGGAGCAGCCATAATTGCTGGAGTAGGATCAGGAGTTTTTGAGGATTTCAAACCTATTTTAGACAAAGCTGTAAAAGTAAAAAAAATAGTAAAACCCAATAAAGAAAATGTAAAATTATATCAAAAATATTATAAGATATATACTTTATTATACGACAATTTAAAAGAGTGTAATAGATTATTAAGCTAA